A genomic window from Solanum stenotomum isolate F172 chromosome 10, ASM1918654v1, whole genome shotgun sequence includes:
- the LOC125842809 gene encoding uncharacterized protein LOC125842809 produces MASMLRDFTRMNPLIFLGSNVNDDPQEFLEEVYKIVEAMRVTSIEKVELAGFFPREKREAKVEEFINFRQGVKEIRLRKKNREVKRARFDDGNSSKGKFEGQSGPRFKKKFSNQSSSNAPKTNKYKVSNPKPQAGNRGGSSMEKLTCAKCGKKHEGKCLVGMGVCYGCGKSGHQLKDCPTRMAKGKEGNQSPPSGSNPNAPKKNHFYAPIPK; encoded by the exons ATGGCCTCAATGTTAAGAGATTTTACTAGGATGAACCCTCTTATTTTCTTGGGTTCTAATGTGAATGATGACCCACAAGAGTTTTTGGAGGAGGTCTACAAGATAGTGGAGGCTATGAGGGTCACTTCTATTGAGAAAGTCGAATTAGCCGG gttctttcCTCGTGAGAAGAGGGAAGCCAAAGTTGAGGAGTTCATCAACTTTcgccaaggag TTAAGGAGATAAGGcttaggaagaagaatagagaggtAAAGAGGGCAAGGTtcgatgatggaaattcttcaaAGGGTAAGTTTGAGGGTCAAAGTGGACCAAGGTTCAAGAAGAAGTTCTCCAATCAAAGTTCCTCTAATGCTCCAAAGACCAACAAATAtaaggtgtctaaccctaagcctcaagcaGGCAATAGGGGTGGATCTTCCATGGAGAAACTTACATGTGCCAAGTGTGGTAAGAAACATGAGGGGAAATGTCTTGTCGGTATGGGTGTGTGCTATGGATGTGGAAAAAGTGGACATCAATTGAAAGATTGTCCAACTCGTATGGCCAAGGGGAAAGAGGGTAACCAATCTCCTCCAAGTGGTTCAAATCCTAATGCTCCCAAGAAGAATCACTTCTATGCTCCAATCCCGAAGTGA